From the genome of bacterium, one region includes:
- a CDS encoding VWA domain-containing protein, with amino-acid sequence GRRTALVLAAARPVVLVPPTTDRARLRDALDRAQPWDVAGDLAAAVDLAAALAPGPRARIFVWTDAARSPVPSLPTVTGRVLGTASENVGIVALRVVRDAGSAQALVRVTNFGRDAVRVPLAVTRDTVPVYGATLGLHGGETRTVVFPVSPGRGPRGRGRQAGTDVLQARLGVHDALPDDDTATTLLDAAPLPSVLLVGPDDPPLEQLLRVAPVARAAATRETDPAAWRGYDVVILDRVRTGPVPPGRYLILDTVPPNLPAGSSGAFETPAFATWDREDPVLRFVDFGDVHVRRALRLAPEAGRVLAAGPSPLVWAYDDHGVRALVLAFALADSDLPRHVAFPLLIANGLAWLGGDTGALRAGETVELPAAGTTQAAVVQPDGARVDVRARDDVFSVSLPRAGVYRIVTAAGERALPVAVGSETAGRIAPGQGPAGPEASRPPWAAAKLPVWPWFVLLGIAAALGEWTLATRRHGGDA; translated from the coding sequence GGGCCGGCGCACCGCCCTCGTGCTCGCGGCCGCGCGTCCCGTCGTGCTGGTGCCGCCGACCACCGACCGCGCGCGCCTCCGCGACGCGCTGGACCGCGCGCAGCCGTGGGACGTCGCGGGCGATCTGGCGGCGGCGGTGGACCTCGCCGCGGCCCTCGCGCCGGGGCCGCGGGCGCGCATCTTCGTCTGGACCGACGCCGCGCGGTCCCCCGTGCCGTCGCTGCCCACGGTGACCGGCCGCGTGCTCGGGACCGCGTCCGAGAACGTGGGGATCGTGGCGCTGCGGGTGGTCCGCGACGCCGGCTCCGCGCAGGCGCTCGTGCGCGTGACGAACTTCGGCCGGGACGCGGTCCGGGTCCCGCTCGCCGTGACCCGCGACACCGTTCCCGTGTACGGGGCCACGCTCGGGCTCCATGGGGGCGAAACGCGGACGGTGGTGTTTCCCGTCTCCCCCGGGCGGGGCCCCCGCGGGCGGGGCAGGCAGGCCGGTACCGACGTGCTGCAGGCGCGGCTCGGCGTGCACGATGCGCTCCCCGACGACGACACGGCCACCACGCTGCTCGACGCCGCGCCGCTCCCGTCGGTGCTCCTCGTCGGCCCGGACGATCCGCCGCTCGAGCAATTGCTGCGGGTCGCGCCGGTGGCCCGCGCCGCCGCGACCCGGGAGACCGATCCCGCCGCGTGGCGGGGGTACGACGTCGTGATTCTCGACCGCGTGCGCACGGGGCCGGTGCCGCCGGGCCGGTACCTCATCCTCGACACGGTGCCGCCCAATCTGCCCGCCGGCTCGTCCGGCGCCTTCGAGACGCCGGCGTTCGCGACCTGGGACCGTGAGGACCCCGTCCTCCGGTTCGTCGATTTCGGCGACGTGCACGTCCGCCGCGCCCTGCGCCTTGCCCCGGAGGCCGGCCGCGTGCTGGCCGCGGGACCGTCGCCGCTAGTGTGGGCGTACGACGACCACGGCGTGCGCGCGCTCGTGCTCGCGTTCGCGCTCGCGGATTCCGATCTGCCGCGGCACGTCGCGTTCCCGCTGCTGATCGCCAACGGTCTTGCGTGGCTCGGGGGCGACACCGGGGCGCTGCGGGCCGGCGAGACCGTTGAGCTGCCGGCGGCGGGGACTACCCAGGCGGCGGTCGTGCAGCCCGATGGCGCGCGCGTCGACGTCCGGGCGCGCGACGACGTGTTCTCCGTATCGCTGCCGCGCGCCGGCGTCTATCGCATCGTCACGGCCGCCGGCGAGCGCGCGTTGCCCGTCGCGGTGGGATCCGAGACGGCGGGCCGGATCGCGCCGGGGCAGGGCCCGGCCGGCCCGGAGGCTTCGCGGCCGCCGTGGGCCGCCGCGAAGCTCCCGGTGTGGCCGTGGTTCGTGCTGCTCGGGATCGCCGCGGCGCTCGGGGAGTGGACGCTTGCGACCCGGCGGCACGGCGGAGACGCCTGA